The Lycium ferocissimum isolate CSIRO_LF1 chromosome 10, AGI_CSIRO_Lferr_CH_V1, whole genome shotgun sequence genome window below encodes:
- the LOC132035017 gene encoding NAC domain-containing protein JA2L-like: protein MENLEEGYRFHPTDGEGLTFLLRFIAGQEMHDSGFITTNVDVYGKHEPWQIYDHGVPCGDDDDDSDGTQYRYFITKLKKKNKSKYNRNVGNKGSWKQQDKGKPVIYSSSSPVIIGCKKSMSYVNKGYNKKDGNWLMKEYELSSVILQKFDEDCRDYVLCAIKKRPVTSSCHSETSTVTILNNFPDEVTCNSHSESETMGFLNFQESHHAVESNSTADEPLQLVERYDAGDSMQSNSSVQMAMSQPQLDVLEWDKNDLEELEGMLHDMQQDDMNIGEPLLATEASYTAMLNFVPEDVLSFDPWEILLDIDQILQGT, encoded by the coding sequence ATGGAGAATCTTGAAGAGGGTTACCGTTTTCATCCGACAGATGGAGAAGGGCTTACTTTCTTGTTGAGATTCATTGCTGGACAAGAGATGCATGATTCTGGTTTTATCACCACTAATGTTGATGTTTACGGTAAACATGAACCATGGCAGATTTATGATCATGGAGTACCCTGCGGTGATGACGACGATGACAGCGACGGCACTCAGTATCGCTATTTCATCACAAAGctcaagaagaagaacaagtccAAGTATAATCGCAATGTTGGAAACAAGGGCAGTTGGAAACAACAAGACAAGGGCAAACCAGTTATATACTCATCATCGTCACCCGTAATTATTGGATGCAAGAAGAGCATGTCTTACGTGAATAAAGGGTATAATAAGAAAGATGGGAATTGGCTGATGAAGGAGTATGAGCTCTCTAGTGTTATTCTTCAGAAATTCGACGAGGATTGCAGAGATTATGTGCTCTGTGCCATCAAGAAGAGACCCGTTACTAGTTCTTGTCATTCCGAGACTTCCACTGTCACAATCTTGAACAATTTTCCTGATGAAGTAACTTGTAATTCACACTCTGAATCTGAGACCatgggtttcttgaattttcaagaatCACATCACGCTGTGGAATCGAATAGTACTGCTGATGAGCCGTTACAACTAGTGGAGCGATATGATGCAGGGGACTCTATGCAGAGCAATTCATCAGTACAAATGGCAATGTCACAACCCCAATTAGATGTTCTTGAATGGGACAAAAACGACTTGGAAGAATTAGAGGGGATGTTACATGATATGCAACAGGACGACATGAATATTGGTGAGCCATTATTAGCAACAGAGGCCTCATACACTGCCATGCTCAATTTTGTGCCTGAAGATGTGCTTAGCTTTGATCCATGGGAAATACTACTTGACATTGATCAGATATTACAAGGAACGTGA
- the LOC132035014 gene encoding NAC domain-containing protein 96-like, which produces MVNFKEGFRFRPRDRKGVTFLLRFIAGQVMNDSGFITTNVDVYGKQEPWQIYNHGVAFGNDDGDNTCSQYRYFITKLKKKNKSMYNRNVGKNGRWKQQDKGKAVRKKGGQVIGYKKSMSYENKNCNLETYGHWLMKEYQLSDVISNKFKDEERRDWLECAEKMIKRILQRGSKQSMYQVKEFLMSNTDESEKGMPEIEQQISIWSANALTESNNQQQAEGEIADSCASDPIFNWTYDASIIQQ; this is translated from the exons ATGGTTAATTTTAAAGAGGGTTTCCGTTTTCGTCCCAGAGATAGAAAAGGAGTTACTTTCTTGTTGAGATTCATTGCTGGACAAGTTATGAATGATTCTGGTTTTATCACCACTAATGTTGATGTTTACGGTAAACAAGAACCATGGCAGATTTACAATCATGGAGTAGCTTTCGGTAATGATGATGGGGACAACACTTGCAGTCAGTATCGCTATTTCATCACGAAGctgaagaagaaaaacaagagtATGTATAATCGCAATGTGGGAAAGAATGGTCGTTGGAAACAACAAGACAAGGGAAAAGCAGTTCGAAAGAAGGGTGGACAAGTGATTGGATACAAGAAGAGCATGAGTTATGAGAACAAGAATTGTAATCTTGAAACATATGGGCATTGGTTGATGAAAGAGTATCAACTCTCTGATGTTATTAGTAACAAGTTTAAGGATGAGGAGCGTAGAGATTGG TTGGAATGTGCAGAGAAGATGATTAAGAGAATATTGCAAAGAGGATCAAAACAGAGTATGTATCAAGTAAAAGAATTCTTGATGTCCAATACTGACGAGAGTGAGAAAGGAATGCCTGAAATTGAGCAGCAGATTTCTATTTGGAGCGCCAATGCATTGACAGAGAgtaacaaccaacaacaagctGAAGGAGAAATTGCAGATTCTTGTGCTAGCGACCCTATATTCAATTGGACTTATGATGCATCAATCATCCAACAATAA